The DNA sequence GACTTATAATTATAAcaacataaattataatttttttttgttgtaatttaaattattcattctaaaaaaaatataaaaagaaaacctgCCGAGTGGCCTCCGTCTCACCACTTCCCTTCAGTGCACCTGTCGTTTTGGCCCATAGTTTTGTCgttttggatttatttatttttttcttcatatttttaattattattattttttccttagTTTTTTCTCCCCCGCAACAGCGAAGGTTTTTCCTCCCCCATCCCGCTGGCGGCGCACTTCTCAGAGCCGACGGTCACTCTCACCACCGGCGACGCTAACGTGCGCACCtcactctcttcttcttcctctcaacAATTCTCGAATGCTTCCATAGACGAGCTTTAAGGTCCGCTCCTCTTTCCCCCACCGAcgttgtgtttcttttttcctgtTTATCAGCAATGCCGTTACAAACCCTAGATGCGTGTTTTCTTTCGTCTCTTATTGCATTACGGTTTTGTTATTTTGGTATTCGTCGGCTTAGGAGGCTACTCTTTCTGATATTCGCggtagaattttttttttttttttaaaattttatttaaatttgtattacgAGTTGAGGATGCATGAATTagggtgttttttttttttggttatctGAACGTTTTTTCATCTTCTCGGGTGTAGGCTCTGTTTGGATTAGCGTCTTATTTTGTGGAGTTCGGCGGCCAATGGTTGTGGAGTTATTTCCCATACGGgttctttgaatttttggtttttgatgAGAGAGAGGTGGAAATTGATGGGATGTGTTTCGGATTATTGCTTGATTGCATGTTTTCTCAAGCTGGGTTAGCGTTGCACCATCAAGATTTGCTGGTAATTTATTGAATGTGGGATTGAGAAGATGGAGGGAGACAATAAGAAGTCTGGTTTTAGGAAAAGAACGAAGCCCAAGGAGGGTGGGTTTGACTCAGATGATGACGAGCCTATTGGATCTCTGCTGAAGTTGAAGAGATCACGAAACTCCATGAAGAATAAGGTAGGTGTAGATTTTGGCGGTGAAAGAGACAAGATGGTTGACAAGAAAGTAGCGAAGTTGCCGGTGCAAGAGGAGGACTTTGGGGGGATGGATGATACTTTAGCAAGTTTCAGAAAGAAGTTGAGGCGTCCTAAGAAGGTTAGCGGGTTCGGAACATCTAAGGAACAGAGTTCTGGTTTTAGTCGGGCAGAATCATCAGATCCGATATCGAACGCATGCAGAGGACGAGGGGATTTAGACTTGAGTTTTAGACCAGAAAATAGTGAATCAATGGGCCGTGAAGGGTCTGATCCATCTTCAAAGATTGATGCAGAAACGGTGTGTGAAACACctgattttgaattaaaacacATGGAGACAGGTACCTCTAGGAGGAGAAGTTCTAATTGCTCTTTTGACGAACAGTTGGATGATTCATTGTCAGCATTTGCCCAAAAGATTCAATCTGGTTCAACTGGGAAATCATTGGTATCGACAACATGTAAACCGGAATGCAAGGCTGAGACTTCAGAAGATAAATTGAGTAACTTTTCTAGAGTTTTATCTGGGGATCAAGAAACCTACCCTGTAGTGAGTTCTAGTTCTTCTGCTAAGTTGGATCAGGTTGTCAAAAAATCAGATTCTGAACTTACTAGGCCATATTTAATATCCTGTTCCTGTTACGGTAGAGAAAATCGTAATCCTGGTCTAGGACAATGCCAAGGGGTTGAAGGAGACCGAGAAGAAATTCAATGCGGtgtaaataattatgataatgCTGACATCAAACCATGCATACCAAACGTAGTTGCTGATGAAGATGGCAAAAACTTTAGTCATATTCAATTTGGGGACAATTTCCAGTCGCTGGAAAGGAAGGTCTCCTGTGAAACCAAGAATGGACTAAAACATTGTTCATGTGGCGATACGATGGGGCTAGGTAAAAGTCATCTTAATGAAAATATGCACAATTCTTGTCATGCCCTAGAACAGGCAAATGAAAACAATGGCCTTTGTGGGGGTGTTTCCAATGGAGATTTTTGTGACGTGATGGCCCATGAGTCCACAGTCGCTTTGTCTAAAACAACTTCAGGTGTAGATTGCGAAGGAAAAGACAGATCACTTGATATACATTATGATGAATTGCCTAACTCCGCCAATGTTTGTGAAAGTTATTCCAAAGGATTCTGTAAAtctactaaaaaattaaagatttctAATCCTTCTTCCGAAGGAACTACACTCTCCAATCTTGAATTGTTGGCAGCCTTCGAGTCGATGAAAGCGGATAAAACTTGCTGTGACTCTGGTAATTTAGATACTGGTACTGACGAGCGGAATACTAAAGTTGGTTCTGTGCAGAATGAAAATGCTCTGATCTCTCATAGGATTTCAGATTCAACTGCTGTCTGCCCAGTTGGGAATTGCAGTATGATATCAGATGGTCAACCAGCCAAGGCTTCTGTAGAGGTAGATggtccaaataataatatacctGCTGATAAAGATGTCAAGGTATCTTCTCCTGGGTCTTTGACTCCAGATGATAATGACATTGAGGATGTAATATCAGCTCCTGGAAGTGAAAAAGATTTAAAGCTTTCAGCTTTGCAACGTGTTGTGCGCAAGACAAAGAAGCCTAGACGTGATGACATGGCTTATGAAGGAGATATTGATTGGGAGGTTTTGCTTAATGAGCGTGCAGTTGATAGTGACTATTCTTTTAGATCAAGAAGGGATTCTACATCAACAACTTTTACGGAGGCGGAAACCGGGGGTAGAGCTGCTGTGTCTGCAGGGCTTAAGGCTCATGCAGTTAGCCTACTTGAGAAGATTAAATTTAAGGAAGTGCTTAAGAGAAAAGGTGGGCTTCAAGAGTACTTAGCGTGCAGGTATTAGTCACTTAATCCTTGTAGTACTACATGCCTTGTTTTTTTATGTCACTTTATTTtggataggatttttttttctgtgcCTTGTTTTGTGTCggttatattttttctattgcCTTTTCTTTATGCTTTTCTTCACCATGGCGTGTGCAATTATGGAACTATATCCAGAATCAGACACCTTGAATTTTGTCTAATACTGAATAATATGATGTTGAGTTGCAGTTTTTTGTTGCCTTTTTCGACagttttgttgttttaataatacatTTATGGTTAGTTACTGGATGGTGTGCTAAGTCCCATTAACTTTAAtgatcaataaaaaatttcaatcttCTTTGTTATTCATGTATGTTCAAGTCTATGCCAGTCTTGTTTGGCAATTACTGTAAAAAGGGAATATTGCAAGTTTGTACTGTTTTCTGCTGTATCATGAAGGTTGCTATTATGTGTATCTTATACACGTTGGCCTTGCATGGATATGCGAAGGGGAATGAAGATTTGGAAGGAACATTACTTCCAgcgaatgaaaaaatattattataaactaaGGGGGAAGTGCTGAGTTCTCCAAGTAATATTGTCATTGGAAGAATTGTCACTCTCCCAGCAATTATGTTTTCTCCAAATAGATTTCTGGAGTTTGGATCATGCATATTGAATTGGTGCTGGAATGGAGATGAAATAGtgtatatttgaatttaattgaTACTCTTTCATCTATGTTTTAATTGTTCAACGATATTTAAAATGCATCTCCTTGCAGGAATCAGATCCTGGGCCTTTGGTGTAAAGATGTTACTCGCATTTTACATCTCGTTGACTGTGGGATCACTGATACTCCCTCTGTGGATGAACCAACACATTTTTCCCTTATTAGGGAGATCTATGCGTTTCTTAATCTTCGTGTAAGTTAGGACAGGTTATAGAGTATTgacttgtgttttttttatggatcAGTTAGattgttttttcattcattttcctCAATGAATAGTTTCTTATGTCATTCTATTTTGGAGGCTTTTATTTCTCAGAGTAGTAATTTCTAATGAAATTGACAGGGTTATATAAATGCGGGAATTGCTTCTGAAAAAGCCAAATCAGAATCTGGCTTCAAGTATGATTGTGAACGGGGAGAAAAGAAAGTTGGAGACATTAGTGTTGCTTCAGCTGCTGATTCTGAGGAAGGCATTTCTGCCATGGTTAAAAATTCTGATGCTTCTAATGCCAAGAACAGTGTTTCAGCTGGCTGTGAACTACCAGAAGACACTGAAGGAAGAGACCTTGTGACTGCAAATAATCTGGAGTTGCAAAAATTTGCGGAACACGAACAAGAATTGGTACATGACTTGGAGTATGGTACTCATGATCCTTCACCGGGAAAATTGGTAGGTATTGATGTTCCAGGTGAAGCTGCCGCCCATTTAGCTCATCATTCAAGTAATGGTTGGCACCCAATTGGCTCCTCTAATGAGTGTGTAGGGGGTGATGAACAACAGCAGAGTAATTCAGAAGTCAGAAAAAAGGTAATTGTTATTGGAGCTGGCCCTGCTGGCTTGACTGCTGCCAAGCACTTGCATCGTCAGGGCTTTACTGTCAACGTACTTGAAGCCAGGAATAGATTAGGAGGTCGTGTTTATACAGATCGCTCCTCTCTTTCGGTTCCTGTAGATCTTGGTGCAAGTATTATTACAGGAGTAGAGGCTGATGTTGCAACTGAAAGAAGACCTGATCCTTCTTCATTGATTTGCACTCAATTGGGCCTTGAGTTGACTGTGTTAAATAGTGACTGTCCTCTCTATGATATCGTTACATGCAAAAAAGTTCCGGTAGACATTGATGAAGCTTTGGAAGCAGAATATAATAGTCTTCTTGATGACATGGTGTTGCTTGTTGCACAAAGAGGGGAGCATGCAATGACCATGTCTCTTGAGGAGGGTTTAGAATATGCCCTTAAGCGACGACGCATGGCTCGATTGGGAATGGATGTTCGTTCTGAGGAAGAAGTTTTGAGTCCCTTTGAGAGGCGAGTTATGAACTGGCATTTGGCTAACTTGGAGTATGGTTGTGCTGCTATGCTGAAGAAAGTATCGCTTCCTCATTGGAACCAGGATGATCTTTATGGAGGTTTTGGAGGAGCTCATTGTATGATCAAAGGGGGTTATAGCACTGTTGTTGAGTCTCTTGGTGGAGGACTCAATATTCACCTAAACCATGTTGTGGCCGATATTTCTTACAGCACCACTGATATTGGGTCGAATGTAAAACAATGTGCGAAGGTAAAAGTTTCCACAACCAATGGATGTGAGTTTCTTGGAGATGCTGTCCTTATTACTGTGCCTCTTGGGTGTTTGAAAGCAGAATCTATTAAGTTTTCCCCACCATTGCCTGAATGGAAGCGTCTGTCCATCCAGCGCCTTGGTTTTGGAGTTCTGAACAaaattgttcttgaatttccAGAAGTTTTCTGGGATGACTCTGTGGATTATTTTGGGGCAACTGCAGAGGAAACAAAGTGGAGGGGGCAGTGTTTCATGTTTTGGAATGTAAGAAAAACAGTTGGTGCTCCCGTTCTCATTGCGCTAGTGGTTGGTCAGGCGGCTGTGGAGAGGCAATACATGAGCTCTTCCGATAACATAAGCCATGCATTAATGGTTCTTCGCAAACTTTTTGGAGAAGCTGTGGTGCCTGACCCAGTTGCATCTGTGGTAACTGATTGGGGAAGAGATCCGTTTAGTTATGGTGCTTACTCCTATGTTGCTGTTGGTGCGTCTGGAGAGGACTATGACATTTTAGCCAGGCCTGTTGAAAACTGTTTGTTTTTTGCTGGTGAAGCTACATGCAAGGAGCATCCTGACACTGTTGGGGGTGCAATGATGAGTGGTCTAAGAGAGGCTGTACGCATGATTGATGTATTGAGCACTGGTTATGATTATACAGCAGAAGTAGAGGCAATGGAAGCTGCTCAGAGGCAGTCTGAGTGTGAGAATGATGAGGTTGGGGACGTAATTACACGACTCGATGATGTTAAGATCTCTGATGCTCTCTACAAAAATTCTATGGATTGTGCCAAAGAAGCCTTACTTCAAGACTTGTTTTCTAGTGCGAAAACGACTGCAGGGAGATTGCATGTCGCAAAAGAGTTGTTGAAACTCCCTGTTGAGACATTGAAGTCCTTCGCAGGGACCAAAGAAGGTCTTACAGTTCTCAACTCATGGATTCTGGTAATGcctaaaccttttttttttttttgtttttttttttgtttttttaatattctaagGAATCtcaatataatcttttttttgaTGTTGTTTTGTCTCTTAATCATTTATCTCTTAACATTATCATTTATTAATGTTATCagcctttaaaattttggcCTATAATTGATTATAGGACTCAATGGGGAAGGATGGGACTCAACTTCTTCGGCAGTGTGTTCGTATTCTTGTGCTAGTTTCAACTGATCTACTTGCAGTTCGCTTATCAGGTATATCTTTCTGTTCAGCTGTGGTATGTTATTGCTCTTTTGAGTTGCTTTGtatatctttcttctttctttcttcctttctttcctctctctccctctctctctctttttaaaaaataaaaaacctcTCTTCAActatttgagaattttgtaGCTAACCAATGCAGCTCTTTGATAATGTTTATGTTTAAAGTAAACAAgactttgtttatttttggtaTCAATGTGctattatttgttttcttatgcATGTTTTTAGGTTGTCATGTTAAGCTCGTACTTTTGAGTAGAAGTTAATTcttgtttgtgtgtgtgtgtgtttaaatagaaattaatatGGTTGGTGAAGGGAATTTACTATATGTTGCCTTTGCCAACAATTGGTGTAGGCATAGGTAAAACGGTCAAAGAAAAGGTATGTGTGCATACAAGCCGTGACATTCGCGCCATTGCGAGTCAGTTGGTTAGCATTTGGCTTGAAGTTTTCCGTAAAGAAAAAGCTGCTCATGGGGGGTTAAAACTCTCAAAGTCGGTTTCTACTGTAGAATCATTGAAGAGGAAATCTAATAAAGATTCTTCTGGGAGACCTCCTTTGCATGCAAACAACAGTACACTGGATAGTAGAGGCAATTTGCAGACTTCTACAATTCACTTGCCTTCTGATGTCAATACGAAAAATGATAATAGCAAACAATTGAAATTAGAAATggaaaattcatcaaaatcagATATCAGTTCATCAAGGTCAAGGGGTTCATTAGGAAAGCAGGATGCAGAAATGGAAGACAACAACATTGCTATGACAGAAGAAGAGGAGGCTGCCTTTGCTGTTGCTGAGGCAGCACGTGCAGCAGCACTTGCAGCTGCGAAGGTTATcttttaatcttctttttattgaATGTTTTAGTCACCGTGTTTGTAACGAGTCTTCCTTGGTATGTCCTTGCAATAACAGTTAGTCCTCATGGGCTACGTCACTTCAGGTcctaataatattaatggGAAGTATCACCATGGATCCTTGCCACGTTATATAGTTTTCACTTCagtgaaatattttaattcgtTGGTGTGAATATGGACTAAATGAAGTAGCACTAAGTCATTTTACGTACACCTTATGCAAATTGACATGGCCTTGATGCTATATAGCttgttaaataaaatcttaCTTCGAACATATCAACGTTGGTTTCTGTTTCACTAGTGACAGGAATCTTGTGCTAGTTTCGAGGCATGATGTGACTTTTATAACTTATCTATGGAGGGATGCTGCAGAGTTTCTGTAATCTCattaagataattttttaagtgaTCACAAAAGTTGGCAAGCTTATGTTATATAGGATCTTGAAACTGTATTCAGATAGTCTATTTGGCAAGCTTATGTTATATAGGATCTTGAAACTGTATTCAGATAGTCTATTTGTATCACTGATTTCAATCTTACTggaattcaaatttgttaacCTGGTTTATAGGAGATTTGTGAATGTCATTCCTGATTGCATGTTATGACTGCTTTAGACTGACTTGGTGATTTTCACACTGCAGGCGTATGCATCTTCTGAAGCTAAGTGTGCATTGCAGCTCCCTAAAATCCCTTCCTTTCACAAATTTGCTCGAAAGGAGCATTGCGCACAAATGGATGAGTGCGAGTCTAAAAGGAAATTGTCTGGCAGTGTGCTAGGAAGACAGGATTGTATATCAGAAATAGATTCAAGGAATTGCAGGGTCAGGAACTGGTCTGTGGAATTTTCTGCTGCTTGTGTTAATCTTGAAAGTTCACGGATGTCTGCAGATAACCTTTCGCAAAGGAGCCATTCAAATGAGATTGTTAGCCAATTAAACTTCAGGGAGCACTCCGGTGAAAGTGCCCCTGTGGATAGCAGTATATACACGAAAGCATGGGTTGATACAGCTGGCAGTGTTGGAATGAAAGATTATCATGCAATTGAAAGATGGCGGTCTCAAGCAGCTGCAGCTCATGTAAACGACGAGGAGGATTCAAACACTGCTGGGAATAAACCCACTTGGAATAGTGATCAATTAGCGAATGAAAGCTCGATATCACAAGTGACGATCAACAAGGAGCCTTTAAGAAACCATCATCGTGGGGCTGACAGAATTAAGCAGGCCGTAGTTGATTATGTTGCATCTCTCTTGATGCCCCTTTACAAAGCAAGGAAAATTGACAAGGATGGATACAAGacaattatgaagaaaagTGCAACCAAGGTTAGTAATTTCCATATTCCCTAGTACATTCTTCCACCGAAACAACCGGGACAtgtgtgttttgttctttttttggaataaaatgtCATATGTTTAACCAGTTTCGACAAAAATCAGGTCATGGAACAGGCTACTGATGCAGAGAAAGGCATGACTGTTTCtgagtttcttgatttcaAACGTAGGAACAAGGTTTGCTTCCATCTATAGCTTCTTTTATAAGTTACAGTATATAGCTTACTGAGTGCACTTTGTTGTTACATTTTGGTCTTTCCACTGCTCTGTTCCTTATCTGTCGACTTGGCTTTTCTTGGATTATGCACTTGCAGATTCGTGCTTTTGTTGATAAATTAATAGAGAGGCATATGGCTACGAAGCCAGTAATGGACTCATGACAGTCCGAGGATTTGTCGTTATTTTCTTGGTCAATAACGAAGGCGTGATAGTCCCAACGATCAACTGGCTTTCTTGACGAGCTTCTCAAGAGGACACGCTTACgagttattcattttattctgGGAAGACTCCAAGGTATATTTTGGCATGAAAGCTTCTCATAACTTGACGCCTGATTTACATTTCCAGTGCGCCTTAATTTCTGAAGCTGCAATTGAGAAGTATGACATTTCTGCTTGTGTAATCATGATGTGGAGTTTCCATGATCTACCAAGATTTTGATTGTGCGATCGAATATGATTATAACTTGCACGTGGGGTTTAAATGTGATTATGATTGGCATCGAACGACAGCCTGATTCTGTATAATTCTTTTAGCATGGCTTAATTTTATGTCGTTCTTCGGGCCCACTCCAGGTGTCTTTTTCTTGCTCATTTCGGTTATATGAGCGCCTGTTGAAGAAAACATCACATTGTACTATAAAGGTGCAAGATCAAGCCCTTCAGTTTTTAGCGATGGACCTTAGGTtatgcttcattttcttttcttcctttccccTCTCCACATGTACAGCTTAGAATTATTTCATTGACAACAATCAcagtaattttcatttattcacCAAAATTTCGCTCGAATATTGTAATTTACCTGTCGTTTTTTTTCCATAGATTAACTAAAGAAGCCTTCATGGCCATTTTTCGTTTCTAATCGTGACACTTTCTGATATCAAAGTCCTCATTTAGTATAAGGGCTATTGTTATAGTTGAGATATCAAACTGTAGACTGCATTGTCAGTGCTTCTGTTGTTCCTGATGTATAGCCGGATGAGATCTATCTGCTTATGCGACTTGGAAGAAAGAACATACAAATGCAATGTTCGGACCGACACGACTGTAAGTAGTGACCATTTCCTTCCCCTTTCTCTTGCAATTTTATTGTCAGCTCACTTTACagtttacaatttttttgtgTTGCTATGTTTGCAGATTATAGGTTGCTTCTCTCATACCCATGAATAGGTATCTTTCTTTTAGCCTAATGATAGATCCTCAACTTATTGTAGCTGTTGCATATTTGTATATGATTTTGTAACTTCATGAATCCTAAAGTTGTTAAGGTTAGTTGTTGGCTATCAGTTTGGAAATTGAACAATGTGTAGAAATAATGTCTCGATGAATGAGACGGAACAGGAAGACGAAACTATCTGAGGTTGTAGCAGTAGCATAGTTGACGTTGAATCGTCAGGAAAGGATCTACTGCCTTTCTTTCAACCTTATTAGCGTGAGTAGGTAGGCCCGGTGAATCGAGGCCAATATCCATTATGAAATCATGCATTTAGGATCGTGGGCATGTTCCAATCGTGTTATTCCAATAAATTGAAGGTTTGAAGTCCCGTCCTAGTCTTTATAATAACGTGTCAACTCGAAAGAAGAAAACGACAAGAAAGAAACGCGTGcttttgtatttcttactCTTCTTCAGATTCAGTGTTTATGCAACTGATCCATCAATTTGCAGTTCTTTAGTTCTTATTCTCAGTGCAACAATCCTTCTGGTGTTTGGTGAGTAGCAGGAAAGTTGAATTTAATACCCATCTGATGGTCTGTTTTTATGATGATTCATTCTTTGTGTATCTTTTGTTAGCAGAAGAACATAACTTTGATCTCGTCACTTGTGAATGGTAGCTCGATGCGATCGAATTGACCGACTCGGTGACTGGTTCTTCCTAGTTTTTGCTTCGCTTTATTGTCTGTCGTGCTAGTATCCTTCTAAAAATGATGCGGTCTTTACCggtattcaattatttataaaggcTAAACTATTATAGGAACGAAGCGAATGGTGCTCGGATGCTCACATAGTACTAGGAATTCTCCGTAGCTCGAAACTTAATTGTTCAGATAGTATTAGAAATTCTTCGTAGCTCTAAACTTAATCTACGGTCGGGACGTTTAAAGGAATCTCATGGTCGTATAAAGTTTAATAGCTTCTATTATTTGTAACtttttgaaaacatttgaaCATATTGTAAAAGTTCTGCTTATAaagtttgaatgattattttgaaaataatattaaatgacgATATGATTGAGTTGCATTACGTGCAGGCAGGCACGCTGGCAAGATTGGGCCTAGTATTGGCCCATTATTTACATCTTATTCTGCTCGCGGCCCAATTATGTCCCTTGATTGGGCCTAAATATGGCCCAGTGGGAAGCCCAGATGTAGGACCCGATTGTATTATTCCTAAGcatataataatagtaataataataatgtaaattCGTGATAGCGTGAGTATTTCAGAGGGctggggagagagagagatctgATCCAATCGGAGaccatcttcatcttcaccGTCGAACACAGAAAAGATGTCGTCAACCTTCAGCGGCGATGAAACGGCGCCCTTCTTCGGCTTCCTCGGCGCTGCTGCGGCCCTCGTCTTCTCCTGTGAGTTATTGTTTGACGAATGCGtttaatttgagttttctGGGTGTGGATCTTTGATTTGTATGGCGATGGtgtttcttgttgtttttgaaTCGATTAGGTATGGGAGCTGCTTACGGAACGGCGAAGAGTGGGGTGGGAGTTGCGTCGATGGGAGTAATGAGGCCTGAGTTGGTTATGAAGTCGATTGTGCCGGTGGTTATGGCTGGAGTTTTGGGTATTTATGGGCTTATTATTGCTGTGATTATCAGTACGGGGATTAACCCTAAGGCCAAATCTTATTACCTCTTCGATGGCTACGCGCATCTTTCCTCTGGGCTTGCTTGTGGCCTTGCTGGTCTATCTGCTGGCATGGCTATTGGGATCGTCGGCGATGCTGGTGTTAGGTACTCTTTGTTAACGTTTTGGGATGTTTTATTGTCGTCGTGCATCCATTTTTCCCGTCTGTTCACTGTTTTTCACTGATTATCGCTTGATTCGTACATTTAGTTCCCGTTTATGCTACCAATCTCTTTCTGCTTTTTTCTTAGATTCCCTCCTCAGAATCTTCGTATTGTAGATTTTTAGTCTTAGTGTTATTACATTATGTTCTAGTGGATTATGGTCTGTATGTTTGGTGCCaatcaaataatttgtttCTGGTTGTAGTGCGATAATCTTCGCATGGTTGAATCTGTTTGTTAATTGCCCATTTTATCGAGTTCCAGCGTTTTTTTCTGGGTTTCTAGGAGCTGTGcatggattttttttctctagttCAAGTGCTATCTTAGTCCTGATATTACatgtcttttttattttcagataTTCTATTCTGGTCTTGTCATTTGGAGATTAGCATAAGAACTCGTTTTGGTCTATGaagttaatttttgttatggATATGGCCAAAGTCTAAGAGGCatctattttgtattttgaaaCTTATGCTTAAGCTTTTATATTGGGTGTGGAAATGTGTTGCTGAAGACTTGTGTTCAAACGTATTG is a window from the Cucurbita pepo subsp. pepo cultivar mu-cu-16 chromosome LG07, ASM280686v2, whole genome shotgun sequence genome containing:
- the LOC111798272 gene encoding V-type proton ATPase 16 kDa proteolipid subunit; this encodes MSSTFSGDETAPFFGFLGAAAALVFSCMGAAYGTAKSGVGVASMGVMRPELVMKSIVPVVMAGVLGIYGLIIAVIISTGINPKAKSYYLFDGYAHLSSGLACGLAGLSAGMAIGIVGDAGVRANAQQPKLFVGMILILIFAEALALYGLIVGIILSSRAGQSRAD
- the LOC111798268 gene encoding lysine-specific histone demethylase 1 homolog 3-like, with product MEGDNKKSGFRKRTKPKEGGFDSDDDEPIGSLLKLKRSRNSMKNKVGVDFGGERDKMVDKKVAKLPVQEEDFGGMDDTLASFRKKLRRPKKVSGFGTSKEQSSGFSRAESSDPISNACRGRGDLDLSFRPENSESMGREGSDPSSKIDAETVCETPDFELKHMETGTSRRRSSNCSFDEQLDDSLSAFAQKIQSGSTGKSLVSTTCKPECKAETSEDKLSNFSRVLSGDQETYPVVSSSSSAKLDQVVKKSDSELTRPYLISCSCYGRENRNPGLGQCQGVEGDREEIQCGVNNYDNADIKPCIPNVVADEDGKNFSHIQFGDNFQSLERKVSCETKNGLKHCSCGDTMGLGKSHLNENMHNSCHALEQANENNGLCGGVSNGDFCDVMAHESTVALSKTTSGVDCEGKDRSLDIHYDELPNSANVCESYSKGFCKSTKKLKISNPSSEGTTLSNLELLAAFESMKADKTCCDSGNLDTGTDERNTKVGSVQNENALISHRISDSTAVCPVGNCSMISDGQPAKASVEVDGPNNNIPADKDVKVSSPGSLTPDDNDIEDVISAPGSEKDLKLSALQRVVRKTKKPRRDDMAYEGDIDWEVLLNERAVDSDYSFRSRRDSTSTTFTEAETGGRAAVSAGLKAHAVSLLEKIKFKEVLKRKGGLQEYLACRNQILGLWCKDVTRILHLVDCGITDTPSVDEPTHFSLIREIYAFLNLRGYINAGIASEKAKSESGFKYDCERGEKKVGDISVASAADSEEGISAMVKNSDASNAKNSVSAGCELPEDTEGRDLVTANNLELQKFAEHEQELVHDLEYGTHDPSPGKLVGIDVPGEAAAHLAHHSSNGWHPIGSSNECVGGDEQQQSNSEVRKKVIVIGAGPAGLTAAKHLHRQGFTVNVLEARNRLGGRVYTDRSSLSVPVDLGASIITGVEADVATERRPDPSSLICTQLGLELTVLNSDCPLYDIVTCKKVPVDIDEALEAEYNSLLDDMVLLVAQRGEHAMTMSLEEGLEYALKRRRMARLGMDVRSEEEVLSPFERRVMNWHLANLEYGCAAMLKKVSLPHWNQDDLYGGFGGAHCMIKGGYSTVVESLGGGLNIHLNHVVADISYSTTDIGSNVKQCAKVKVSTTNGCEFLGDAVLITVPLGCLKAESIKFSPPLPEWKRLSIQRLGFGVLNKIVLEFPEVFWDDSVDYFGATAEETKWRGQCFMFWNVRKTVGAPVLIALVVGQAAVERQYMSSSDNISHALMVLRKLFGEAVVPDPVASVVTDWGRDPFSYGAYSYVAVGASGEDYDILARPVENCLFFAGEATCKEHPDTVGGAMMSGLREAVRMIDVLSTGYDYTAEVEAMEAAQRQSECENDEVGDVITRLDDVKISDALYKNSMDCAKEALLQDLFSSAKTTAGRLHVAKELLKLPVETLKSFAGTKEGLTVLNSWILDSMGKDGTQLLRQCVRILVLVSTDLLAVRLSGIGKTVKEKVCVHTSRDIRAIASQLVSIWLEVFRKEKAAHGGLKLSKSVSTVESLKRKSNKDSSGRPPLHANNSTLDSRGNLQTSTIHLPSDVNTKNDNSKQLKLEMENSSKSDISSSRSRGSLGKQDAEMEDNNIAMTEEEEAAFAVAEAARAAALAAAKAYASSEAKCALQLPKIPSFHKFARKEHCAQMDECESKRKLSGSVLGRQDCISEIDSRNCRVRNWSVEFSAACVNLESSRMSADNLSQRSHSNEIVSQLNFREHSGESAPVDSSIYTKAWVDTAGSVGMKDYHAIERWRSQAAAAHVNDEEDSNTAGNKPTWNSDQLANESSISQVTINKEPLRNHHRGADRIKQAVVDYVASLLMPLYKARKIDKDGYKTIMKKSATKVMEQATDAEKGMTVSEFLDFKRRNKIRAFVDKLIERHMATKPVMDS